Part of the Caretta caretta isolate rCarCar2 chromosome 7, rCarCar1.hap1, whole genome shotgun sequence genome is shown below.
GCTATATGTGGATGTCTGGCTGTGTCTTCAGCCCTGGGCCTTTTGCAGCCCGTGACTGGGGTACCAGCCCTTTCACAGAGCTGCTGTAGTATCAGTGAAGTGCAAAGGTTACTTTTAAGCTACCTTTGCATACAACCCCCTTACCTATGCTCTGTGCAGCTAAATTggactgcagaatcaggctctttagCTTTATGTAACATGGTACCCATAATAAATACCTTCTCAGAACACTAACAGTGAGGTTAAATTATGCCTCAATATTTTATACTGAAATATGCATGACAAATAAATCTAGTCAACTCATGTTCTAtttataaaaatagtaaaaaaaatatAGTTTTATGCCCCTAAAGTATGTACCGTCAGCTCCTGATGATCTCAAACAgctttatagactgtgatcactGTCACTTTCCCTTCTCACATTTACAGGACTAGGAAATAATGAGCAACTGCTGAacacattgacaggtttcagagtagcagccgtgttagtctgtatccacaaaaagaaaaggaggacttgtggcaccttagagactaacattattattattatgctcaaataaatgtattagtctctaaggtgccacaagtcctccttttctttttcctgaataCATTGTAGATGGCAAAGAAAAATACTAGTTCAGTGGTAATGAAAATTCTTTGAGAGCTAATCAATTTGAGAACAAACAGAACACAACCTTATACAGTATCAAAACATAGAAACAACCTTCATTTCAGAGTTTAGATGTCACCTGTCTGTTACATTTTGGAAATGTAGACGTGTACCATTATCTAATAGATGAATGTATCAGTAATGTACCCCACAAGCTACATTTACTCCATAGCTTTTCTGAAGCACCCAATTGTATTGTTTTTTTCCAACACAATGAGTCTGAATCAGCAGTAAATGTCAGCAGTTGTCTTCTGGCACAAACAAGCCAAAAATaactagggccagatcctcatctgttGTAAATCACGGATTCAcatccactgaggatctggcccctggagTTCTAGAGAGGAGAAGGACCTCTCTGGGTTGGGTCTGGTTTGGATTTCAGGCAATGAGAATTTGCTTTGGCTGCTTTACATTTCAGTATGCCTGGTACCATGCATAAAAACCCTGGAAGgacaaaccaaacacactgggctccagagcccagctgggatGGCAGTCACAGACTCCCTTCCCATCTGCTCACAAAAGGGATCAGCAACAAGGAATAATACCTGAACTGGAACTCTATCCCCTAGAAATCCAGTTTCCAGGAACCTTTGAAGTGGGAGAGAGCAAACATCTTGTAGCAGGTTTGGGAACAGAGCTGTAAGAATCGTATTTCTCATAAAGCTGAATTCTAGTTATGTTCAAAATTTAGAGGCACACTGTAAAATTAAAGCTGCTTCAGAGATACTTTGAAATAATGTTCTATATAGTCTAAAACACAACTCTCCCACAGAATTCCTTAACAATGACATTGGCATTTTCAGTGACAGTGACTTTCAAACATTTGGCAATGGCCAATAAGTTTGGAACATTTTTTTGTTGGTCAGTCCACTGATAAACAAAACAGAGTGCATCATTTGAAAAGCTTATTTCATCAGTcctgtttttaaaacagttttcaaCCTAAGTTCCGTTTTGCTTTGTGATGGTCATGTaaatccatagaatcatagaataacagggttggaagggacctcaggaggtcatctagtccaaacccctgctcaaagcaggaccaatccccagtttttgctccagatccctaaatggccacctcaaggattgaactcacaaccctgggtttagcaggccaatgctcaacccactgagctatcccttcccccactgaTTATGATCAATTACCTCAGTAGATTCATCCTGTTATCTCTGGAGCCAGCATTACTGACTCAGAAAATATCCTGCATATGTTAACTGAAGAACTTTCCTCATTTGTATCTAACTTTGCTTTAGAGCTGTATAAACCACAGTTTTTACCCTAATAAAATATGAGAGAAAAATCTAGTTGAAAGATGTCTTGTTTCTTTCATTGTATTGGGAAAATATATCTTCAAGAGTGTAGCATGTGCAGTCACATCTCTTTTAGCCATGACTGTGCTGCATACCAAAGCTTGATGGCACTTGTCATCTATTTGCCTCAGTGGCCAATATTTCTACATCCTTTTGGTCTAAATCTCCAGACACAGAATAAGCTGTTGCTCCATTTGTCCAGATCTGCTGTTTTGTGTCAGTATCTCTGGTAAGAGACCTCAGCTGTGTCCTTTTGATTTTCTTTGCTAGTCTAGCAAAGCACAGTAACATTGAACTGAATATCATGGAAAATCCACACAGAATGAATGATGCAGTGTAGCTGCCGGTTGTATCCACCAGCCAACCTATTGGAAAACAAATAATTGTTAAGGTATTTAATACTTTACAAACTCCTTGTACTGTACAGCATTCGTACTGCAATTCTATCACATACACCAGTGACTAAGTGACAGGCATATATAGCTGACACAtcagttaaaatacattttgcctccagggaaagaaaacaaatatcttGCATAATGATCTCATCACACTTAGCTCAAGTTTTTAGAAGCTTTTGTTCAGAACATAACCCCATCACAAAAGGACACTGTAGTTTTCCCTACAATCCTATACAAACATCCTCTAAAAGCATTGATTTAGCTGACAGTCTGCAAATGCGCTCAGAGCCATCATGGGAGTAAATGCTATTCTGTGCATGAGTTCCCTACCCAGAAACTTTGCCTGCGTTTGTGTATCACTTGAAATGTTCAATTAATATTTTTGCTGTGACAAATCAAATTAAAAAGCATCAAAAGCAGAGGTGAGTTTGAACTTGGAGTAAACAGCAAATACAAACTGAAAGACACATGCTGTACTATGTACGAAGACTGTATTATGGCTATTCAAGAAAGGTGATATGAATCGCTGATCTTCCCACATCACTCAAAATGGATATAAATCCTTTCTGTGGAATGATCAGAACAGCATTGTCCTAATCACTACTTCATTTTTCAAGCCAGAAATTTAAACTAAACTGGCAAGAATCATGGGgttcagatatcatggtgatgatgatggctacttaagaacctgaatagaattgAATAGACTATTGCCAGCCCACACTAAAGAAATTCAACAGTAAACCCCACTGCCTAATCCATGACACATTTCTGAAATGGATGGGTAAAGCTCTCTGGATCCTAAAGTTATAAAAGAACATCCTTTGATTAAAACTCAAGGGTTATTTAATTTCACAGCAAAAGATACATTTTTGCACTTTTTATATTGCTGAACTACATGAAACAATTAAATAACAATGTGCTGCATTATATCATTGTATGCCCCtgaatttcagtttgtttttagtGTGCAGAATTGACTCCatcaaaatagggcttaagtgggacCCAAGTGGTGTGTAGGTCATGCATTGGCCCTCTGCTCAGGGCTCAAGTAGACTCAAATGCtatttgtttattttcctttctcttttccatCACTTAGTGCTAAGGCCCACATGAATTTTACATAGAATTTAGAAAACAACTAATCCACAGGGATCGTTTCCTCACCAACACAATGAAAACATCAGAGAGAGTTTACTTTGATCAGTCACAAGGGAAGAACACATTGGGACTGTtaataatatttgaaaatgttataaaaataCACAAACTGAAAAGCAAAGTCATACTAAGGTGTTTGCTCTTAACTACCATGGGCGGTACATACCATAGGCTGGGGAAgactatgcctccccaaacagccccgcCCATGTCCGCCCTCAGGCCCCCTTCTGCTTGCCGCTAGTTGGCCCtagcccaggcaggctgctcctcttccagGAAGCTGGCTGTGGCTAGGGCAGCCAACCTGTGGCCAGGATTCAGCGGTGGCTGGGGCCACCCAGCTTGGGGGgacccccagctctggggctgcactgcccggcgctccagggctgggggtgcttgTCAGCGCTCCGGGCAGAGGGGGAGCACATGCTACCCACCCAGCGCTCTGGAGCTGGAGGCGCTCAGGCAGCCGTGGCTTGCGGGGGAGGTTCTGGGCTTCGGCGGGGGTAGGACAGGTGGGGTCTCAGACAGAACGGGTGGGCTGGgctaggggctagcctccctgaaccCATGGCTCACCCACCGCCCATGTTAACTACTAATCTCCCCTATTCTCTTCTGGCTTTGTTACCTCCTTACCAATATTGGAGGAggacttttgtttttaatatgggcCAGATGCTCTCATCTGCTCCAAGTGTTTTCTTTTCTCACCAAAATTTGTCATGGGCATCTGTATGGTGGGAGGATCCcggagcttgggctgcagcctgagtctAAACATCTACAGAGCAATTAAATAGTCCCTTagtctgagccccacaagcccaaatcagctggcatgtGTAGAGGGCTATGTTGCCAGGGCTGAGAAGGGGATGCACCCTGCATGGATGCCCTGACCTCCACAGGATTCATATCAGGATTGTCTGTGGCTCTTCATGCCATTTGGGTgaatgtgatcatgaaatgatggattacatgattctaaggaaaggaaggagggagagcagcagaataaggacaatggacttcacaaaagcagactttaacaaactcagagaactgataggtaaggtcccatgggaagaaaatctaagaagaaaaggagttcaggaaatctggcagtttctcaaagaattaatattaaaggcacaatagctaactatcccaatgcaaaggaaagacagcaAGAGGCCAATATGGTTCTAACAGGAGCTCTTCAGTGACCCGAATATCAACTAGGTATCCTACTAAAAGTGGAAACATAGACAACTTGCTAAGGAGGGATACAAAAGAATAGCAAAGGCATATAGGGACTAtatcagaaaagctaaggcacaaaatgagttacatctagcgagggacataaaaggcaatagaAAGAGGTTCTAtaatatattaggaacaagaaAAAGATGAATGAAAGTGTAGGTTCTCTACTTAATGGGGAAGGTGAGCTAATAATAGATGACTTCAAGAAGGCTGATATGTTTAATGCCTATCTTGCTTCAATCTTCAATAAAAAGGCAAACTGTGACCAGATACTTACCACAATAAATATTAACAAACAGGTGGAAGGAACACAAAGCAAAACAGGAAAAGATCAGGTTAAAGAAGATTTAGATTTAAATTTGGCTAAATGTAAAcgaatacatctaggaacaaagaatttagGCCATACTTACACGATGGGGGAGTCTATCCTGGGAaactgtgactctgaaaaaaaattagggctcatggtagataatcagctgaacatgaactccctgAGTGACGTTGtaaccaaaagagctaatgcaatccttggatgcataaacagacgAATCTCGAGTAGTAGTGAAGAGgtttttttacctctgtatttggcactggtgtgaccacagctgaaatattgtgtccaattctggtgtccacaattcaagaaagatattgataaattggagagggatcagagaagagccatgagaacgaTTAACAGATTAGAAAACTTGCTTTATAGAGACAGATTCAAGAAGCtctatctatttagtttaacaaagagaaggttaagggttgacttgattacagtttacaagtattagagtagcagccgtgttagtctgtattcgcaaaaagaaaaggagtactagtgacaccttagagactaaccaatttatttgagcataagctttcgtgagctacagctcacttcatcagaatgcatccgatgaagtgagctgtagctcacaaaagcttatgctcaaataaattggttagtctctaaggtgccactagtactccttttcagtttacaAGTACTTACACATGGAAAAAATTtttgataatgggttcttcaatccaagagaaaaaaatataacaggatccaatggctggaagctgacaTTAGACATAATCAgacaggaaataatttttttatggtaagggtaattaatcattggaacaacttattaagtgttgtggcagattctccaccactggcaattttaaaatcaagattggatgttttttctaaaagatatggtctaggaattattttggggaaattctatggtttgtgttatacaggaagtcagactagataattataatgatcccttctggccttggaatctatgaatctagataaattagatatattcaagttagcagggcctgatgaaattcatcctagggtacttaaggaaccatctgaaacaatctcagaactattagcaattacctttgagaactcatggaggatgggtgaggtcacagaagactggagaagcgcaaacatagtacctatcttttaaaaaggggaacaaagaggacctgggaatTATAGGTACCCAGAAATACACTAGAGCAAATTATAAAACAATCAATTTGGAAGCACCTAGGAGATAacaggattataaggaatagccaacatgaatttgtcaagaataaatcatgccaaatcaatcAATCTTCTTTGACGGGGCTaatggcctagtggatggggggaagctgtagGTGTGATATATGTTGATTTTAGCacggcttttgacatagtcccacatgacattctcataagcacaCTAGGGatatgtggtctagattaaattactataaagtgggtgcaaaactggttgaaagaccgtaaTCAAAGAGTAGTTATAAATGGTTCTTGTCAAACTAGTGGGGTCCTTGTCCTGTGTCCaatactattaaatattttcattaatgacatggataatacagtggagagtatgcttataaaatttgcagatgacaccaagctggaaggggctGCAAGCAAGGACAGGACTAGAATTTGAAACTACtttaataaattggagaattggtctgatttCAACAAGATTaaagtcaataaagacaagtgcaaagtactacacttaagaaggcAAAATCAAAGGCACAggtacaaaatagggaataactagctaggcaCTAATACTGCTGGAAAGGATTtgagggttacagtggatgacaaattgaatgagagtgaacaatgttttgcatttgtgaaaaaggctaatatgatcctggagtgtattaacaggagtgttgtatgtaagacataggaggtaaATGTCCTGCTCTAATGAGCACTGGTAAGCCCTCAGCTGGAGGGgtccacactttaagaaagatgtggagaaattggagtaagtccagaggtgagcaacaaaaatgataaaagttttaaaaaaattagacctgcgaggaaaggttaaaaaaactgggcatgtttagttttgaagggaaaaaaaagatgggggggggggtggttctgATACCAGtcctcaaatatgttaagggcctTTATAAAGAGGCcagtgatcaattgctctccatgtccactgagggtaggaccaaaagtaatgggcttaatctgcagcaagggagatttaggttagagattaggaaaacatttctaactatatgtatagttaagcactggaaaaggcttccaagggaggctgtggaataatCCTCATgattggaggttttaagaacaggttggtcaaacacctgtcagggatgatctaggtttatatggtcctcagcacagggggctggactagatgacctcgggaggtcccttccaaccctacatttctatgattttaggCTGTTTTATTTTCATCCTTTAATGTGTTTTTCCACAAAAGTGAGTAATTTTGATGGCTAGAAGTTAGAGATGGGCAACATTTTCCAGAACTTGATTTTTCAATGACATTTTCCGTCAGTGTTTGAAATTTCTATGAAATATATAGAACAAAATTTCTGCACAAAATTACTTCCCATATCTGACCAGCTCTagataaataataaatcattCTGCTTTCGTCAGACGGTAAAGCTGGAGTAACAGTATGAACAGGACAGTAGAGTCATCTGTGAACTGACCTGCAACAGGTGGACTCACTAGATAAGGGAATGCATGAAGAAAATAAACTACTCCTAGGGCTGATGATAAGGAAGCAGTTCCCACTACATCTGCTGTCACGACAGGGATCATTGTAACGTAGGCTCCATCAAAATACCCAAAGGTAAATGAGAATGGCACAAGCATGGGGAAACTTTGGAGAACGGGAAGGAAGAGACAACAGAGGCCATCCATTCCCACAGCAAAGAGGTAGCAAAAATAGCGGTACTTCTTCAGACACCTGtggattttaaaaagaggaagGATAAGTCAATCATATGTACTTCCTCTTTGTTTCTGTTCACTTCCAGACCTATTAGTTTACCATATACAATTAACATACGGTTGTGGCCTGGGATATTCTCTGTTTTAACCTGTTCCCTGTCTTTTCTATGCTGCACAGTTTTAATGTCCAGCTTCACAAACAGCTTTCCAAGTGCAAAACCCAGCCAGTGGTGGCTCTAACACTGTGCTGGACTGACAAACCTGGAGAGTGAAGTTCTCTATCTATCCATAAAACACACATTAGggacagcagtgcaagcttccctatGCTATgaatgtgcctcagttttcttggGGACCACCCTTGATGGGGTGAGGGTAGTTCAACGTCCAGGCCCATTCAACCCTTGGTCTTGGTTTTAAAACTTTGTCTGAATAACGTATACTCTTCTGTATTTATATCTAAGCTCACTATAACTGTTCCTAATATTTTGCAGAAATAAGACAAATGATCTTATTCCCTCTTCTCACTtttactggtataaatcaggactGATGCAATGGAATTAAAagtggtgtaagtgagagaagaatcaaagCCACAATTCGCATTGACTCAAATATCCAATGCACTGAATGAGTATGACAACTGAAAGAATAAGTATGTCGACCTTTAGAATAGCCTACTGCCACACTCACTTGATCTTCATCACCAGTGTTATAAAGATTGCATGCAACAAAATGTCACAATGGAGTAAAGGTAGCAAAACACGGCTAAGCACTAAAACGTCCGGAAATGCAGAAGTTAGAAATCAcatacaaccttaattctgccattttGTGTTTATGCATTACAATACAGTGCCAGATCCTTCATCCCTTTTTTGCCACGACAGCAGCACAAATGAGACAGAAAGGCAGAAGTAGTAGACTCACATCCTCTACTGATCAGGTACAAAGGGTAAAGCTTAATATACACTGAACAGTGAGTTACATTTACACTACAGACAATGGCAACTTTGGGCAAATGTTATTCctttctaaaaatgaaaattaaaagtaTAAGTTAACTCAAAGATGAAAACTAAGGTAAAAAATTAGCATTTCTGAAAGTGGTATAAATACCATAAATTGAGCTGATCTATTGGAAAAACACTACAAGCCATTGTAATGTCCTCAAAATGTACATTAGCAAGCATTACACCTGGCTATCCCACATGCAAAGGCTTATAACTAGTTTGTGGTCTGTCATTACCTTCTGTCTGTCAACCATCCAAAGGTGATATTACCAACGATATCGATGACACCAAGTATGGACATAAGGAAGGCAGCCTGCTGATGATTCACACCAACGCTCAAAGCATAAGGCACTAGGTAGACAAAAAGAGGGCTACAGCCATATGCCATAAATAAAACAGACACTGCTAGCATCATGAAGTCTGGCATCAGTAAGAAGTTGTATTcttgccaggagcagcagcacagacattCATGGGACCATGGTTTGATTAAAGGTGAACAGATGGACAATTGCTTTAAATCTTGCTTCTGTGCTTCTGAGACATACTCCTGTTCAAGAAACTCAGGAGGGTGTTTATGGTCCTCCTTAAGAGTAATAGGCCTCATCAGGGCACCACAGACacagagatttaaaacaaaaccgcCCAGGATGAGTAAGGCTCCACGCCAAGAAAATTGTTCAATCAAGAGTTGGACCACAGGGGCCAGAATGAAGGTACCGATTCCACTCCCTGACATGGCTATCCCATAAGCCAGTGCtttctttttgttgaaatattttcCCACCATTGCTATGGCTGGAGAATAACAAAGTGCAAATCCAAGTCCTAGGGAAAAAAGCAGAATGAAGGTTGTTTAATACTGAATACAAGTAACAGGATACATTAAATTAAACCAAGTAACCTACTCCGATCAGCAGGAATAATCAAGAGGCCCTTTGTGGATTATCACATTTTGCAATTCAGTGAATATGGGATaaaaacatgaagaaaaaaaCAGGGATACTGAGTCAAACAAATATCGTTGAACCTCACTAATCTGTACTAATGCAGAGGCTCAGTGAGGATTGACGAGCTTTGTGTATGAACATGTACTCAGATTAGATAGGAGCACAGCATCATTGGCCAGTTATTAGTAGTCTGGCCCTGTACCCAGTCATCACTGAGTGCCAGGGGACGGAGGGAGCTCCCATTTAGATAGCGGGATCATTGCATCAGGCACATTGGTCCTAAGATCATTGCTCAGTGTTACACTCAGCTACAAACCCAAATATCTATTTTCAGGGCAGATTTGTGTGTTTGCAGATCTCTGAATGGTGGCATAGAGAATTTCTCTCTACTGTAAAATGTTCTACGGGAAACTTTCTTTGACAAAGACGAAGAAATTCTGCATTTGAACTGGCCGGAGCTCTGTGCATTTTAAATCCCCTGGGAAAGTCCTTATTCAAGATGCTGTGACCACTTTCAGAACCGAGGTTAAAAAGGCTCGGAACAAGATGCCTTTCCTATTTAGTAGATTAATTAGATTCATCTAGACAGGGAACAATTTCATGGATTTTGCTACAGAGCTTCAAGGACTGATGCAGAAGAATCAGACATTAGCATCAGTGCTGGCATTTGATTTCTGAATCAGACACAGAAATTTATTCCAGGctggcattttgaaataaattgcaCCCTCAGTTACACAGGTACCTCTCCCATTGCCTTTGGCAGAAAGCACTAGCTTGGGAGAGTCTCAGGATGTAGCAGGCTATCAGTGTTGGCCTGAAACACTCCATCCTGCTAACAGGTGCTGACTCTGCTGGGAGAGGGCTGAATGGATTAAATTGACACACTGAGACCAGCAGCTTGTTACCTCACCCAGACAAAAAAGAGATGAAGAGTATCTAGCGTGTCTTGAGGCAGGACCTGTGGCTTTTGGGGGGAAGGTTTAAATTGAACTTTATGTTCTCTTATTGTTTATTTCTTTGTGAACAAAGCCAAACCCCAGGAAGGGCAGTGAATTTTGACACTACAAAGCTAGTGTTGTTCTCAACTGCCCTCTAGATTACAGGTCAGCTCGCTGCATCAGGACTACCAGCCTTTTACTATTAGTTCATTTCTTCCCTACTTACTCCCTGCAAACTAAATTCACTGCTTGTGAAATGGACTGTCTACAACTTAATGTACAATGCTTCATTGCTTCTCTTCCTCAATATTCATAACAGCTGTCATAAAGGAAGCCTCAGGGGCAGTAGCAGGGTATGTGACATGGTGCTGTGTGTTACAAGGGACCTTTTTATTTGTTACAAACACATTGGACAAAGATTAACATTGTAATGCAGGAGCAACACACACTGtaacaaggaatttttttttcttagcaaaTAAGCTGTTGGCAGCACACAAAGTATAGTAATTCTACCAACTTGCTACTCAACGGCAGGGGACCAAGTACAAGGCTTATATCACCGTGGCTACCGTGGCAGTTTTAATGAGGCAGGAATTTCAGTATAACTATTGCAACCTCTCCCTCTTTTTAGCGTACAAGCAACTATAAAAAAACAGGACAGACTGAGAGTATTCTTTTAACACAGTGGCTGAATTCAAAGGGAGGATGCATTAGGATAATGCATTCAACAGAGGATTTGTGCTTATAAACTGAATGTAGAGCAGGCAGAAATAAGCCATGCAATGGTGACTTAAGAAACTGATACAATGACTCTCTCAAAGCTTTGTGTGTCTTGACCAATAATTTATATTACAACAAAACTCCAAAAGCATTAAACCAAAAGGAACCCTGTCAGCCAGTAACCTACCAACAAACAATCCTCTTTCCCATCCTCTTATCATCTGGGAAGTTTACCCTCAGCCACACAACTGTTGAACAGATGACTTTTGCTGTTTGCTAGGCAGGTCACCAAAACTGGGGCTATTTCAGATCAGGAGCCAATACCAGGGGCCTGGAGCCCTCCCACATAATGCTCTGCAAGCAGGTTATTCTTTCATAACAAGGGGGTTCCAGCTTGAGAGCCTCTGCTGACTGCAGCTGGGGCAGTGTCATTGGGACAGTGGTGGTCCCTCTAATAATGTTAAGGTAATGGCTGGGGCAAACATCATGAACCCCTCCTACCTGTAAGTACTCCTAATGAAAAGTAGAGGTGTTCCAGGCTTGTGGCAAATGAACTCAGGATCAGTCCAGCAGATGCAAGCAGTCCTCCGAGCATGATGCCCACTTGACATGATAGATGGTTACTGATAAAACTTCCAAGTGGGGCTTCAAAAATAATGAATGCAGATAGTGAATGAATTCAGTGTGTATTCACATGCACTTCATCACCGGAGTCAAGGCCTGGGAACAAAATTCAGCACCAAGACCAGACAAACAAGAGAAAAACACTGATCTGCTGCTGCAGCTAATTGAAGTGACATTTCAGATTCACATACATCATGTCATGGTGTTTGTGGCCTCCTCAAAAACCCTTTCAAAATGGTTGttttctattttccataaaatcagGTCAACGGCTATTTTAAATCAGGCAATACCATTATAAGACAAAGCTGTTATTCAATTAATGGGGTCAAAGGAGGCAAAGACAATGACCAGCTTAGGAGCATTTTGTTCATTACCCTATCATTACAGCAGCAATAAACCTGCTACCTCTGGAATTTGTCCTGCTACTCTATGAAAAGATGCCCCTTCTGCCTCATCAATGAAGAGCTTAGAACCTATAAAGCGCAGAAATGATCTCCTTCTCTGGTAGGAATAGGCTGACCCACCAATATTAAAAGTTAAAATCCCTGCCCACACAAAGAGCAGTGTGGAGTGCCAAAGTCCAGTTTCACCCACGGGAAATACAAATCCTAGAAACCTTTGGGCTCTTCTCTCTGCCTTCTTAAAATTCCCTTAGAGTTTCAGGCGGCAAACTTTGTCCTCACATCTTTGCCTATAAGATGTGGCGTAGTTGGTGCTGAGGTGACGGCAAcattttaggccccaatcctggaatGCAATGAATATGGGCAGACCACTCTACCTGCAGTATGACgtgtgcaggatcagaccctaagttTCCACAGTACTTTGCAGACCGTTAAATGATATCCATGAGAAGTTAAGTATAACTCCAGAACAGAACAGGTgtcctagggcagtggttttcaaacttgttttctggcgacccagctgaagaaaattgttgatgtccatgacccaatggagctggggatgaggggtttggggtgtgagaggggctcagggctgggacagagggttagggtgagggggtgagggatgtggggtggggccggaaatgaggggttcagggtgtgggagggggctctgggctggggcaggggcgctggagggggtcagggctatggatgcaggctctggagtggggccggagatgaggagtttggggtgcaggagggggtcagggttctgggctgggggtgcaggc
Proteins encoded:
- the SLC16A12 gene encoding monocarboxylate transporter 12 → MATPKKVLLSSPPDGGWGWMIVVGCFLVTICTRAVTRCISIFFVEFQTYFAQDYARTAWIHSITDCATMLCAPLGSFISNHLSCQVGIMLGGLLASAGLILSSFATSLEHLYFSLGVLTGLGFALCYSPAIAMVGKYFNKKKALAYGIAMSGSGIGTFILAPVVQLLIEQFSWRGALLILGGFVLNLCVCGALMRPITLKEDHKHPPEFLEQEYVSEAQKQDLKQLSICSPLIKPWSHECLCCCSWQEYNFLLMPDFMMLAVSVLFMAYGCSPLFVYLVPYALSVGVNHQQAAFLMSILGVIDIVGNITFGWLTDRRCLKKYRYFCYLFAVGMDGLCCLFLPVLQSFPMLVPFSFTFGYFDGAYVTMIPVVTADVVGTASLSSALGVVYFLHAFPYLVSPPVAGWLVDTTGSYTASFILCGFSMIFSSMLLCFARLAKKIKRTQLRSLTRDTDTKQQIWTNGATAYSVSGDLDQKDVEILATEANR